In the genome of Myroides phaeus, one region contains:
- a CDS encoding acyl-CoA dehydrogenase family protein: MSTDITRGGQFLVKETKYENVFTPEDFSEEQVMMRESVKEFIDKEIWPNKERFEKKDYAFTESSMRKAGELGLLGVAVPEAYGGLGMGFISTMLVCDYISGATGSFSTAFGAHTGIGTMPITLYGNEEQKNKYVPKLASGEWFGAYCLTEPDAGSDANSGKTKAVLSEDGKYYSITGQKMWISNAGFCNLFIVFARIEDDKNITGFIVENDPSNGITLGEEEHKLGIRASSTRQVFFSETKVPVENMLSERGNGFKIAMNALNVGRIKLAAACLDSQRRLITQSVQYANERIQFKTPISSFGAIRTKLAEMATNAYVGEAASYRAAASIEERINQRIAEGNTHQDAELKGVEEFAIECSILKVAVSEDVQSCADEGIQIFGGMGFSEDTPMESAWRDARIARIYEGTNEINRMLAVGMLIKKAMKGHVDLLGPAMQVADELMSIPSFDTPDYSELFAEEKELIEKLKKAFLMVAGSAVQKYGPDLDKHQALLMAASDMMIEIYMAESAILRTEKLAKVKGQENIKEEIAMAQLYLYHAVDIIAEKGKEGIASFAEGDEQRVMLMGLRRFTKYVNLPNVNALRETIASKLVDANEYVF; the protein is encoded by the coding sequence ATGAGTACAGATATCACAAGAGGAGGTCAATTCCTTGTAAAAGAAACTAAATACGAGAATGTTTTTACACCAGAAGATTTTTCTGAAGAGCAAGTAATGATGCGTGAGTCAGTAAAGGAATTTATTGACAAAGAAATATGGCCAAACAAAGAGCGTTTTGAGAAAAAAGATTACGCTTTTACAGAATCAAGTATGCGTAAAGCAGGAGAACTTGGTCTTTTAGGAGTAGCTGTTCCAGAAGCTTACGGAGGATTAGGAATGGGATTCATTTCTACAATGTTAGTTTGTGATTACATTTCTGGAGCTACAGGGTCTTTCTCTACTGCTTTTGGTGCACATACTGGTATTGGAACAATGCCTATTACACTTTATGGTAACGAAGAACAAAAGAATAAATACGTTCCTAAGTTAGCTTCAGGAGAATGGTTTGGTGCATACTGTTTAACAGAGCCAGATGCAGGATCAGATGCAAACTCAGGAAAAACAAAAGCTGTTTTGTCTGAAGATGGTAAGTACTACTCTATCACAGGACAAAAAATGTGGATTTCTAATGCGGGATTCTGTAATTTATTCATCGTATTTGCACGTATTGAAGATGATAAAAACATTACAGGTTTTATCGTTGAAAACGATCCAAGTAACGGGATTACTTTGGGAGAAGAAGAACACAAATTAGGAATTAGAGCATCTTCTACTCGTCAAGTATTCTTCAGCGAAACGAAAGTTCCTGTTGAAAATATGTTGTCAGAAAGAGGAAATGGTTTCAAAATTGCTATGAATGCTTTAAACGTTGGTCGTATTAAACTTGCAGCAGCTTGTTTAGACTCACAACGTCGTTTAATTACGCAATCAGTTCAATATGCTAATGAGCGTATTCAGTTTAAAACACCTATTTCATCTTTTGGTGCAATCCGTACTAAATTAGCTGAAATGGCAACAAATGCTTATGTAGGTGAAGCGGCTTCATATAGAGCAGCAGCAAGTATTGAAGAGCGTATTAATCAACGTATAGCAGAAGGTAATACACACCAAGATGCAGAATTAAAAGGAGTTGAGGAGTTCGCTATTGAGTGTTCTATTCTTAAGGTAGCTGTTTCTGAAGACGTACAATCTTGTGCTGATGAAGGAATCCAAATCTTTGGAGGTATGGGGTTCTCAGAAGATACACCAATGGAAAGCGCTTGGAGAGATGCTCGTATTGCTCGTATTTATGAAGGTACGAACGAGATCAACCGTATGTTAGCAGTTGGTATGTTAATCAAGAAAGCAATGAAAGGACACGTTGATTTATTAGGACCTGCTATGCAAGTAGCTGATGAGTTAATGAGTATTCCAAGTTTCGATACACCTGATTATTCTGAATTATTTGCAGAAGAAAAAGAGCTTATCGAGAAATTGAAAAAAGCATTCTTAATGGTTGCTGGTAGTGCAGTTCAGAAATACGGACCAGATTTAGATAAGCACCAAGCTTTACTAATGGCTGCATCTGATATGATGATCGAAATCTATATGGCAGAAAGTGCTATTCTTAGAACAGAGAAGCTTGCTAAAGTAAAAGGGCAAGAAAATATTAAGGAAGAAATTGCAATGGCTCAGTTATACTTATACCACGCTGTTGATATTATTGCTGAGAAAGGAAAAGAAGGAATTGCTTCTTTTGCTGAAGGTGATGAACAACGTGTTATGTTAATGGGACTACGCAGATTTACAAAATATGTGAATCTACCAAATGTGAATGCATTGAGAGAAACAATCGCAAGCAAATTGGTAGACGCAAACGAATATGTTTTCTAA